The proteins below are encoded in one region of Sporosarcina sp. FSL K6-1508:
- a CDS encoding ABC transporter ATP-binding protein → MIEIKGLTKEYGQFKALDNLNLTLSEGTVFGFVGANGAGKSTTFLILATLLQPTEGDVFIDGVNIRENPAAVRKMIGYMPDFFGVYDQLKADEYLDFYGASYGIPEAERKKLIPQLLELVNLSHKRHSYVDLLSRGMKQRLCLARSLIHDPKVLILDEPASGLDPRARVEMRDILRTLKKMGKTILISSHILPELAEMCDEIGVIDNGRLIAHGSVAEIQDKLRGERVITVRLTGSLNGPISFFEEDPFVSNIERLDAGDGLRFSYKGTEEDQINLLKRAIMHNVPILTFMEHVTNLEDVFMEITKGAD, encoded by the coding sequence ATGATAGAGATAAAAGGATTGACAAAGGAATATGGCCAGTTCAAAGCGCTAGATAATTTGAATTTAACACTTAGTGAGGGAACGGTATTCGGGTTTGTGGGTGCAAATGGTGCTGGAAAATCGACGACATTTCTCATTCTCGCAACTTTATTACAACCAACGGAGGGCGATGTATTCATCGATGGAGTGAATATCCGAGAAAATCCAGCGGCAGTGCGAAAAATGATTGGCTATATGCCCGACTTTTTTGGCGTCTATGATCAACTGAAGGCAGATGAATACCTAGACTTTTACGGCGCAAGTTATGGTATTCCTGAAGCGGAGAGGAAAAAGCTTATACCCCAATTGCTGGAACTTGTAAATCTCTCACATAAGCGTCATTCGTATGTAGATCTTTTATCAAGAGGGATGAAACAGAGACTATGCCTGGCACGAAGTCTTATCCATGATCCAAAGGTACTTATTCTTGACGAACCGGCATCCGGCCTTGATCCGCGTGCACGCGTTGAGATGAGGGACATACTTAGAACGTTAAAAAAGATGGGCAAGACGATTTTAATCTCTTCTCATATTTTACCGGAACTTGCTGAGATGTGTGATGAAATCGGAGTGATTGATAATGGACGACTCATTGCTCATGGCTCAGTCGCTGAAATTCAGGATAAGCTGCGCGGTGAAAGAGTCATCACGGTACGCTTGACTGGATCGCTTAATGGCCCCATCTCATTTTTTGAAGAAGATCCGTTCGTGTCGAACATTGAACGGTTAGATGCTGGCGACGGCCTCAGATTTTCATATAAAGGAACAGAAGAAGATCAGATTAATTTACTGAAGCGGGCTATCATGCATAACGTTCCAATCCTAACGTTCATGGAACACGTGACTAATCTGGAAGATGTGTTCATGGAAATTACGAAAGGAGCTGATTGA
- a CDS encoding LysR family transcriptional regulator: MTTTELEIIKALAEEGNMRKAAERLFLSQPALSQRLQSIEKEWGTLLFIRSQKGLEPTPAGEIIVSYAREAILKRDETFEMIASMADKVHGTLKIACASIVGQTWLPQVLKEYVEIYPDAKISLITGWSSEIVKALYEGEAHVGIVRGQVDWKSKKTYLFRDRLYLVDREITSIDELKDTERPFIQFKSDSNYHMEIQRWWQRHFDQNPGRQITVDQIETCKQLALNGIGYAILPSITLTGDEDVNKMPLLNNEEEFELTRDTWLIGYESSFGLKQVDAFTQIVQSHAERLQKDYNY; the protein is encoded by the coding sequence ATGACAACGACAGAACTTGAAATCATAAAAGCACTAGCAGAAGAGGGGAATATGCGAAAGGCCGCAGAGCGACTTTTTTTATCGCAACCGGCTCTTTCCCAGCGGTTACAGTCAATTGAAAAGGAGTGGGGAACATTATTGTTCATCCGATCGCAGAAAGGGCTTGAGCCAACGCCAGCGGGAGAAATCATTGTCTCTTATGCACGTGAAGCAATTTTGAAGCGAGACGAAACATTTGAAATGATTGCCTCGATGGCTGATAAAGTGCATGGCACATTGAAAATTGCATGTGCGTCCATCGTAGGACAGACCTGGTTGCCCCAAGTATTGAAGGAATATGTGGAAATTTACCCGGATGCCAAGATATCGCTCATAACGGGATGGAGTTCGGAAATTGTAAAAGCATTATATGAGGGAGAAGCCCACGTCGGAATTGTGCGCGGTCAAGTAGATTGGAAGAGTAAAAAAACCTATTTATTCCGGGATCGCCTCTATTTAGTGGACCGGGAAATTACGTCTATCGATGAATTGAAAGATACAGAACGGCCATTTATACAGTTTAAAAGTGACTCGAATTACCACATGGAAATTCAGCGTTGGTGGCAACGTCATTTTGATCAGAATCCGGGGCGTCAAATTACAGTCGATCAGATTGAGACATGTAAACAATTGGCGTTAAATGGTATAGGTTACGCGATATTACCGTCAATCACATTGACAGGAGATGAAGATGTTAATAAAATGCCGCTTTTGAATAATGAAGAAGAATTTGAATTGACGCGAGATACATGGCTGATTGGTTATGAATCGTCATTTGGACTGAAACAAGTAGATGCATTCACGCAAATTGTACAAAGTCACGCCGAACGATTACAGAAAGATTACAATTATTGA
- a CDS encoding MDR family MFS transporter — MLAMFVGAVEATIVSTAMPSIASDLGGFSRYSWVFSSYLLMSTVTVLIYGKLADLFGRKPILFIGLTLFLIGSILCGFAVSMEQLIIFRLIQGLGAGAVMPIATTIVGDIYTTEERAKVQGYLSSVWGISAVSGPVIGGLIVQYMNWKFVFWVNVPLGILAMAGIYFFLHEPQREKKVSIDYKGAFLLTLTLSTSLFWLVEGGQAFGRISFYSIALIVVGLGSLVLFVRVERKAINPVMPFALWKNPVILYANLVSLTTGVILIGVSSYLPTFVTGVMEQPAIIAGFTLTAMSIGWPIASSVAGHLLIRHGTFLVSFAGGLSLIVGTILFVIMDAGSGPWWAALASFFVGVGMGLTSTSFIVTIQGAVPRETRGSATAANMFMRNFGNTIGAALFGAILNGMLMARFKKTDLNYNLDDVNLLLTDEMRQTIPATKVHLLQNALDGSLQWVYITVAIFAVISLLLILKIPRGKGYLNDNDRT; from the coding sequence ATGCTGGCAATGTTTGTCGGTGCGGTGGAAGCGACGATTGTATCTACCGCGATGCCTTCGATTGCATCAGATCTTGGTGGTTTTTCACGGTATAGTTGGGTTTTTTCTTCGTATTTATTGATGAGTACGGTTACAGTCCTTATTTATGGTAAACTCGCAGACTTATTTGGTCGAAAGCCGATTTTATTTATTGGATTGACACTCTTTCTAATTGGCTCGATTTTATGTGGTTTTGCTGTTTCGATGGAGCAGTTGATCATTTTTAGATTAATTCAAGGTCTTGGGGCAGGTGCAGTCATGCCGATCGCTACGACAATTGTCGGCGATATTTATACGACAGAAGAACGGGCAAAAGTTCAAGGATATTTATCAAGTGTGTGGGGGATTTCGGCAGTGTCAGGTCCGGTCATTGGCGGGCTCATCGTCCAATATATGAATTGGAAGTTCGTTTTCTGGGTGAATGTGCCCCTTGGGATCCTTGCAATGGCTGGTATTTATTTCTTTCTTCATGAACCTCAACGAGAGAAAAAAGTTTCGATCGATTACAAAGGCGCCTTCTTACTCACGCTAACTCTATCTACTAGTTTATTTTGGCTTGTTGAAGGTGGTCAGGCATTCGGTCGCATTTCGTTTTACAGTATCGCCCTCATTGTTGTAGGACTAGGATCATTAGTGTTATTTGTTAGGGTCGAACGAAAAGCGATAAATCCTGTAATGCCGTTTGCGCTGTGGAAAAATCCCGTCATTTTATATGCGAATCTAGTGTCATTAACGACAGGCGTTATATTGATAGGTGTTTCTTCTTATTTGCCAACATTTGTTACAGGCGTAATGGAACAACCAGCGATCATTGCAGGGTTTACGTTGACTGCAATGTCTATAGGATGGCCGATTGCATCGTCAGTTGCTGGACATCTGTTAATTCGCCATGGCACGTTCCTTGTATCTTTCGCGGGTGGTTTATCACTGATAGTTGGTACAATATTGTTTGTCATAATGGATGCAGGATCTGGACCATGGTGGGCTGCGTTGGCGAGCTTCTTTGTAGGCGTTGGCATGGGATTGACAAGTACATCGTTCATCGTAACAATCCAAGGAGCGGTTCCAAGAGAAACCCGGGGATCCGCGACTGCTGCTAATATGTTCATGCGGAATTTTGGAAACACAATAGGAGCGGCCCTTTTCGGAGCGATTTTAAATGGCATGTTAATGGCTCGTTTCAAGAAAACGGACCTGAATTATAATTTGGATGATGTCAATTTACTTCTGACAGATGAAATGAGACAGACTATACCCGCAACAAAAGTTCATCTGCTACAGAATGCGCTCGATGGCTCGTTGCAATGGGTATACATTACTGTAGCAATTTTTGCTGTTATCAGCTTGCTGCTGATACTGAAAATTCCACGTGGAAAGGGGTATTTGAATGACAACGACAGAACTTGA
- the cbpB gene encoding cyclic-di-AMP-binding protein CbpB, whose amino-acid sequence MISVNNKDFLFTPIADFIISSEKVAHVQVGNNAEHALLVLTKTGYSAIPVLDAKYHLKGLLSMGMITDSILGLERIEYERLADLKVDEIMQTDLPSIKTTDRFQKGLDLLIDHTFLCVTEQDGTFAGILTRRVIMKQFKKYIYSAQ is encoded by the coding sequence ATGATATCTGTAAACAATAAAGACTTTCTCTTCACACCGATAGCGGATTTTATCATTTCTTCTGAAAAAGTCGCGCACGTGCAGGTTGGAAATAATGCAGAGCACGCTCTCCTTGTTCTAACAAAAACAGGTTATTCAGCTATTCCGGTTCTTGATGCGAAATACCATCTTAAGGGACTTCTCAGTATGGGAATGATCACAGATTCTATATTGGGTCTTGAACGTATTGAATACGAAAGACTAGCAGATTTAAAAGTCGATGAAATTATGCAAACTGATTTGCCATCCATAAAAACGACGGACCGATTCCAAAAAGGCCTCGATTTATTAATTGATCATACATTTCTTTGTGTGACAGAACAAGACGGCACATTTGCGGGCATATTAACACGAAGAGTAATAATGAAGCAGTTTAAAAAGTATATTTATTCAGCACAATAA
- the fadH gene encoding 2,4-dienoyl-CoA reductase, with product MFDEKVIIVTGGSNGMGKYMAKKFAAEGAQVVITGRDIDRLKAAQDEIGERAHTFQMDVRSVESVAALVAFTDEKFGRIDGLVNNAAGNFIVRAEELSPNGWKSVIDIVLNGTFYCSSAVGKYWIEKGQKGSILNMLATYAWDAGAGVIHSAAAKAGVMSLTRTLAVEWGSQYGIRVNGIAPGPIERTGGAEKLWESEEAAKRTLESIPLGRLGKPEEIAELAAFIMSDKASYMNGEIVTLDGGQWLNNSPF from the coding sequence ATGTTTGATGAAAAAGTCATAATCGTAACAGGTGGATCGAATGGAATGGGGAAATACATGGCGAAGAAATTTGCAGCTGAAGGTGCACAAGTTGTTATTACAGGTAGAGATATAGATAGATTGAAAGCAGCTCAGGATGAAATCGGAGAGCGCGCACATACATTTCAGATGGATGTGCGCAGTGTTGAATCAGTTGCAGCACTTGTTGCTTTTACGGATGAAAAATTCGGTCGGATTGATGGATTAGTAAACAACGCAGCAGGGAACTTCATCGTCAGGGCAGAAGAGTTATCACCAAATGGCTGGAAGTCTGTTATTGATATCGTACTAAATGGAACGTTTTACTGTTCAAGTGCTGTTGGAAAATACTGGATCGAAAAAGGTCAAAAAGGTTCGATTTTGAATATGCTTGCAACGTATGCCTGGGATGCTGGCGCTGGCGTCATTCATTCAGCGGCGGCTAAAGCAGGTGTTATGTCGTTAACTCGAACTTTGGCAGTGGAATGGGGAAGCCAATATGGAATCCGTGTAAATGGTATAGCACCGGGTCCGATTGAACGAACGGGCGGAGCAGAAAAGTTATGGGAGTCTGAAGAAGCTGCAAAGCGTACACTGGAATCGATTCCTTTAGGCCGTCTTGGAAAACCTGAAGAGATTGCAGAGCTTGCAGCATTCATCATGTCTGATAAAGCCTCGTACATGAATGGAGAAATTGTAACTCTCGATGGCGGTCAATGGCTTAACAATTCACCGTTTTAA
- a CDS encoding putative bifunctional diguanylate cyclase/phosphodiesterase produces MGNAKIEERLEKIIASYIFDHSFKMSILIEKNKQGVFEVCYANSLAMHYFSGVANQSAASFFGGLWIPINRKLQKRQNQSSCPAKIRATHNEMSVMFEVGFQYHTEEHGGEVIIIELHERDDIAAERELQKELQHKYNSIIDHNLDPIITIDRNLKIIYANRAVHLAFGYRFKELSGRSILNLFGEEKIAEFQLFLSRTLAGESIEMEGASFFHKRGRLLPMYLKTIPVLVDNEVKEIQLILRDTSVHQENNEKLLYLSYHDQLTGLWNRRAMKEHFKEDSHYALKSDKRVSFIHLGLDRFKLINDSIGHNGADEILKMVAERLKVICPATARLYRNGSDEFIVSLQNHSVPKTEEFAQRLLNDFGKPFYYNHQEYFMSASIGIAVYPEDGKTLEDLLRKSEQALVFVKDRGRSHYRFFQEEMNMSFTDEALMESHLRRAIELNELTVHYQPQVDLKTGYISSFEALLRWNNGKFGFVSPAQFIPIAEESGLIHGIGDWVLDQVCSQLKEWQDKQFKPVRIAVNISPKQFSMEDFVDKLKKKISGYGIVPSSLEVEITEGALTKMDETLTTLNELKKIGIFISVDDFGTGYSSLSYLKQYPIDIIKIDRSFIKDIEIDVKNEAIAKTIINLAHNLGMEVIAEGVEKDLQATILLEAKCQKAQGFLYSKAIPVEEIVEKYFKNNA; encoded by the coding sequence ATGGGAAACGCTAAAATAGAAGAACGTTTAGAAAAAATAATAGCGTCTTATATTTTCGACCATTCGTTCAAGATGTCGATACTTATAGAAAAAAATAAGCAAGGTGTTTTTGAGGTGTGCTATGCCAATTCATTGGCTATGCATTACTTTTCAGGTGTCGCTAACCAATCGGCAGCTAGTTTTTTTGGAGGCCTATGGATTCCGATCAACCGCAAGTTACAAAAAAGACAAAACCAATCATCTTGCCCAGCTAAGATTCGGGCGACTCACAATGAGATGAGTGTGATGTTTGAAGTGGGTTTTCAATATCATACTGAAGAGCACGGTGGGGAAGTTATAATTATCGAATTGCATGAACGGGATGATATCGCAGCTGAAAGAGAATTACAAAAAGAATTACAGCATAAATATAATTCCATAATTGACCATAATCTTGATCCGATTATAACCATTGATCGGAATTTGAAAATTATCTATGCGAATCGTGCAGTCCATTTAGCATTTGGCTATCGATTTAAAGAACTTTCCGGCCGTTCCATTCTGAACCTTTTTGGAGAGGAAAAAATAGCGGAATTCCAACTGTTTTTGTCTCGCACGCTAGCGGGAGAATCGATAGAGATGGAAGGGGCATCATTTTTCCATAAACGTGGCCGGTTATTGCCGATGTATTTGAAAACAATCCCCGTCTTGGTAGATAATGAAGTGAAAGAAATTCAGTTAATATTAAGGGATACATCCGTGCATCAGGAAAATAATGAAAAACTTCTTTACCTTTCCTATCACGACCAATTGACAGGTCTTTGGAATCGTCGTGCCATGAAAGAGCACTTCAAGGAAGATTCTCACTACGCATTGAAAAGTGATAAAAGAGTATCTTTCATACATTTAGGACTTGATCGTTTCAAATTAATCAATGATTCTATTGGACATAATGGTGCGGACGAAATTCTGAAAATGGTCGCGGAAAGATTAAAAGTAATCTGTCCTGCAACTGCAAGATTATACCGTAACGGCAGTGACGAATTTATAGTCTCTTTGCAAAATCACTCTGTGCCGAAGACGGAGGAGTTTGCACAAAGGTTGCTGAATGATTTCGGAAAACCATTTTATTATAATCACCAAGAATATTTCATGTCCGCATCGATCGGAATTGCTGTTTATCCGGAAGATGGAAAAACACTTGAAGATCTATTGCGGAAATCAGAACAAGCACTTGTCTTTGTAAAAGATCGCGGCCGATCTCATTATCGCTTTTTCCAAGAAGAGATGAATATGTCTTTCACAGATGAAGCTCTGATGGAGTCGCATTTGCGCAGGGCAATTGAATTAAATGAATTGACGGTTCATTATCAGCCGCAAGTCGATTTGAAAACGGGATATATTAGCAGTTTCGAAGCACTTCTCAGATGGAACAATGGGAAATTCGGATTTGTTTCCCCGGCGCAATTCATACCTATTGCGGAAGAATCGGGACTTATTCATGGAATTGGTGATTGGGTGTTAGATCAGGTATGCAGCCAGCTGAAAGAATGGCAAGATAAACAGTTCAAACCGGTTAGGATCGCCGTGAATATTTCACCAAAGCAGTTTAGCATGGAAGACTTTGTAGATAAGTTAAAAAAGAAAATTTCCGGTTATGGTATCGTGCCCTCTTCTCTTGAAGTGGAAATAACAGAAGGCGCATTGACGAAAATGGACGAAACCCTCACGACGCTTAATGAACTGAAAAAGATCGGGATTTTCATTTCTGTTGATGATTTCGGCACGGGTTATTCTTCACTCAGTTATTTGAAGCAATATCCAATTGATATTATTAAAATCGACCGTTCTTTTATAAAAGACATTGAAATTGATGTTAAGAATGAAGCAATAGCGAAAACAATTATCAATCTAGCTCATAATCTTGGGATGGAAGTCATTGCAGAAGGTGTGGAAAAGGATTTACAGGCAACAATTCTACTCGAAGCTAAATGTCAGAAAGCACAAGGTTTTTTATATAGTAAAGCGATTCCGGTAGAAGAAATTGTAGAAAAGTATTTTAAGAATAATGCTTAA
- a CDS encoding YkyB family protein, translated as MKNNHSIRQLAIAIYTVNRHAKTAPDNKELYGLKKMALEKLLSSGNAEKIGLHFVDNPKFSKQHSTVLVRCDEFLFHTIPAKDDFNTLPHLGQQDPTSRNPQERMSLKTARELLSNYAEPFQQKVAEKKKAVPKKSIHSIQNTQTFRSSYLDGK; from the coding sequence TTGAAAAATAATCATTCCATCCGACAATTAGCAATTGCTATTTATACGGTTAATCGTCATGCAAAAACAGCACCTGATAATAAAGAGCTCTATGGCCTGAAGAAAATGGCACTAGAGAAACTTCTTAGCTCCGGCAATGCAGAAAAAATCGGGTTACATTTCGTCGACAATCCGAAATTCAGTAAGCAACACTCGACAGTCCTCGTCCGGTGTGACGAATTCCTCTTTCATACGATCCCGGCAAAAGATGACTTCAATACACTTCCCCACCTCGGACAACAAGATCCTACTTCTCGCAATCCACAAGAACGGATGAGCCTGAAAACAGCGCGTGAGCTTCTTTCAAACTATGCCGAACCTTTTCAACAAAAAGTAGCTGAGAAGAAAAAAGCTGTTCCAAAAAAGTCGATTCACAGCATACAGAACACCCAAACTTTCCGATCCTCTTATTTGGATGGCAAGTGA
- a CDS encoding chemotaxis protein CheW, with translation MKSDVVTYEVFEFVEFQVGKNNFGIGIQHVREIIQPVPVTVLPHAHPYIEGIIQLRGEVLPVINLKKVTGNADSNDNDDSKYIVAEFDGTTVVLDVTAVTQIQRINFSDIEPASDMYTGNKVPVSGVIKRDSDMILLVDFEKVIAEQIK, from the coding sequence ATGAAGTCGGATGTAGTAACATATGAAGTCTTTGAATTTGTTGAGTTTCAAGTAGGGAAAAATAACTTTGGAATTGGGATTCAGCACGTGCGTGAAATTATTCAACCTGTTCCTGTTACTGTATTGCCGCATGCTCACCCGTATATTGAAGGTATCATTCAATTACGTGGAGAAGTACTACCGGTCATCAATTTGAAGAAAGTGACAGGAAATGCAGATAGTAATGATAATGACGATTCGAAATATATCGTAGCGGAATTTGACGGGACAACAGTTGTCCTGGATGTAACGGCCGTTACTCAAATCCAACGTATCAATTTCTCTGATATCGAACCTGCCTCAGATATGTATACAGGCAATAAAGTGCCTGTTTCCGGAGTGATTAAGCGTGATAGCGATATGATTCTTCTTGTTGACTTTGAAAAAGTCATTGCTGAACAAATTAAATAA
- a CDS encoding NAD(P)-dependent oxidoreductase yields MEIAKIAFIGTGVMGTSIVKHLLDSNYEVVVNTRTKGKADSLIEAGAVWADTVVAAVEHADLVFTMVGYPADVEEVYFGVGGILSTGRAGQILIDMTTSSPALAKRIAEAGAKLQMETIDAPVSGGDVGAKNGTLSIMCGGDEKTFDKISPVLSVFGKNIVYQGIAGAGQHAKMCNQLAIASNMIGVCEALAYAEKAGLNPKTVLQSISTGAAGSWSLSNLAPRMLNGDFEPGFYVKHFLKDMNIALAEAEAMKLALPGLQLARDMYEKLVEKGFSDKGTQVLYKSY; encoded by the coding sequence ATGGAAATCGCAAAAATTGCATTCATTGGAACAGGGGTTATGGGGACTAGTATTGTCAAACATCTTTTAGACAGTAATTATGAAGTGGTCGTAAATACACGAACAAAAGGGAAAGCTGATTCTCTTATTGAAGCTGGAGCGGTTTGGGCAGATACTGTGGTGGCAGCAGTGGAGCATGCCGATTTGGTCTTCACGATGGTTGGGTATCCGGCAGATGTCGAAGAAGTCTATTTTGGCGTCGGTGGTATTCTGTCTACTGGTCGAGCAGGTCAAATACTTATCGATATGACGACATCCAGCCCTGCACTGGCAAAGCGTATAGCGGAAGCAGGAGCTAAGCTGCAGATGGAAACCATCGATGCACCGGTTTCCGGAGGGGACGTTGGGGCAAAGAATGGTACTTTGTCGATTATGTGCGGCGGAGATGAAAAAACATTCGACAAAATATCGCCGGTTTTATCGGTATTTGGAAAAAATATAGTTTATCAAGGAATAGCAGGTGCAGGACAGCACGCGAAAATGTGCAATCAGCTTGCTATCGCTTCGAATATGATCGGAGTTTGCGAGGCATTAGCGTATGCAGAAAAGGCGGGACTGAATCCAAAGACTGTATTGCAATCTATTTCGACAGGAGCTGCAGGTTCGTGGTCATTGTCAAACCTAGCCCCCCGGATGTTAAATGGTGATTTCGAACCTGGTTTTTATGTTAAGCATTTCCTTAAGGATATGAATATAGCGCTAGCGGAAGCAGAAGCGATGAAACTGGCACTTCCAGGCTTACAGCTTGCGCGTGATATGTATGAAAAGCTTGTTGAAAAAGGGTTTAGTGACAAAGGGACACAAGTCCTATATAAAAGTTATTAA
- a CDS encoding DUF58 domain-containing protein — MKWIRYEEGFKPIHTGMGVTLIFFLFALIYNQIELAACFAAVFALFSFQNIYYSKVGKNLKLLPPRNRSRFLIGSVNEVVFEFENGKIPIWNGTLTLSIEDSVIPAVENLQHFSGIFDFTVPFAIGSGEKIRITIPLEGRKRGIARITRMTIDIPHISGDGSVLLELAEPIKQENLVYPKIVPLKGEIQPSPFRPGEVDQRQSLFYDVFQPVGTRDYVPSDRFDQIHWTASARMQKLQTKEYLPVTEQSILFIMNAIEKMRSPEDFNLKIERLASYVDYCTRNSIPFAIVINIRTFGATPYMYLPAGTGKIQYQKTLEMLAKLSDKNAKLPFENVLQKVESKGILPPTIILITHEPERFSSFVKRWTKYNQVKLDSFYEGGDDKWLKKELKETGSD; from the coding sequence ATGAAATGGATTCGTTATGAGGAAGGATTTAAACCGATTCATACAGGGATGGGAGTTACGCTAATCTTTTTCCTGTTTGCGCTTATTTATAATCAAATTGAGCTAGCTGCTTGTTTTGCAGCTGTCTTTGCCCTGTTTTCTTTCCAAAACATTTACTATTCTAAAGTGGGTAAAAATTTGAAACTTTTACCCCCGCGCAATCGTAGCCGTTTTCTTATAGGATCAGTAAATGAAGTTGTATTTGAATTTGAAAATGGCAAAATACCTATTTGGAACGGAACGTTAACATTATCAATTGAGGATTCTGTCATACCAGCGGTGGAAAATCTTCAACATTTCAGCGGTATTTTTGATTTCACTGTACCATTTGCAATCGGTAGCGGAGAAAAGATAAGAATTACAATCCCGTTGGAAGGCAGAAAACGTGGAATAGCTAGAATTACACGAATGACAATTGATATCCCGCATATTTCTGGGGATGGGTCGGTCTTGTTGGAGTTGGCCGAACCAATCAAACAGGAAAACCTTGTTTATCCGAAAATTGTTCCGTTAAAAGGGGAAATTCAACCCTCTCCATTTAGGCCAGGGGAAGTGGATCAGCGACAATCACTTTTCTATGATGTATTTCAGCCCGTTGGAACACGTGATTATGTCCCCTCAGACCGATTCGATCAAATTCACTGGACAGCAAGCGCACGCATGCAGAAATTACAAACAAAAGAGTATTTGCCGGTTACCGAGCAGTCGATTCTATTCATTATGAATGCGATTGAAAAAATGCGTTCGCCTGAAGATTTTAATCTGAAAATTGAACGGCTTGCTTCTTATGTCGATTATTGCACACGAAATTCGATTCCATTTGCGATTGTTATAAATATCCGTACATTCGGTGCAACACCCTATATGTATCTGCCGGCGGGGACTGGTAAAATTCAGTATCAAAAAACGCTGGAAATGCTTGCAAAGTTATCGGATAAAAATGCTAAATTGCCATTTGAGAATGTATTGCAGAAGGTGGAGTCTAAAGGGATTTTACCTCCAACTATTATACTCATCACGCATGAGCCTGAACGGTTCAGTTCATTTGTGAAAAGATGGACCAAATATAATCAAGTCAAATTGGATAGTTTCTATGAAGGGGGGGACGATAAATGGCTCAAGAAGGAACTGAAAGAAACAGGATCCGATTAA
- a CDS encoding AAA family ATPase — translation MTTMQEFRDELNNAIIGRKAEFDFMLIALLQQGHVLLESVPGSGKTMMAKTFANAFQGAFGRIQFTPDVLPSDVTGVRYFNPQVQEFILKEGPVSTNILLADEINRATPRTQSSLLEAMEEKQVTIDGETVKLPTPFMVIATQNPIESQQGTFPLPAAQLDRFLFKLNIGYPSFEEEHHILKQYGKNPGAITASSVIGPAEVAKWSKEAGEVAVHEDVERYILKIVRATREHTYLELGLSSRAALAIFQATKAHAYISGRSYATPDDVKKVIGPAALHRLELSTEGMLTKELEEVLKDIVESIPTPIEATV, via the coding sequence TTGACGACAATGCAGGAATTTAGAGATGAATTGAATAATGCAATTATTGGCAGGAAAGCAGAATTTGATTTTATGTTAATTGCTTTGTTGCAACAGGGGCATGTTCTGCTTGAGAGTGTGCCAGGGTCGGGTAAGACGATGATGGCGAAAACTTTTGCGAACGCTTTCCAAGGTGCTTTTGGAAGGATTCAGTTCACGCCGGACGTACTTCCTTCCGACGTAACGGGAGTCCGTTATTTTAATCCCCAAGTGCAGGAGTTTATATTAAAGGAAGGTCCTGTATCTACGAATATTTTACTGGCGGATGAAATAAACCGGGCAACGCCACGGACACAGTCGAGCCTGTTAGAAGCGATGGAGGAAAAACAAGTAACGATTGATGGAGAAACGGTAAAACTGCCGACGCCTTTCATGGTCATTGCAACGCAAAATCCGATTGAGTCTCAACAAGGGACATTTCCTCTACCGGCTGCACAACTTGACCGTTTCCTTTTTAAGTTGAATATAGGTTATCCGTCATTCGAAGAAGAACACCACATTTTAAAGCAGTACGGGAAGAATCCAGGTGCTATTACGGCGTCCTCAGTCATTGGCCCGGCAGAAGTGGCAAAATGGTCAAAAGAAGCGGGAGAGGTAGCTGTACATGAAGATGTGGAACGGTACATATTGAAAATCGTTCGAGCTACAAGAGAACACACCTATTTGGAACTTGGACTTAGTTCACGTGCCGCCTTGGCGATTTTTCAAGCGACAAAAGCGCATGCCTATATTTCTGGCAGAAGTTACGCAACCCCGGATGATGTGAAAAAAGTAATCGGACCAGCGGCATTGCACCGACTGGAATTGTCTACAGAAGGGATGTTAACAAAAGAACTGGAAGAAGTATTGAAAGACATTGTCGAATCGATCCCGACGCCAATCGAGGCGACCGTTTAA
- a CDS encoding aspartyl-phosphate phosphatase Spo0E family protein gives MEWNLEEEIELIREKMMNAAAKKGLTDNETMSFSRKLDNLMNQYEELKKVDS, from the coding sequence TTGGAGTGGAATTTAGAAGAAGAAATCGAATTAATACGCGAAAAGATGATGAATGCAGCAGCGAAAAAAGGGCTAACCGATAACGAGACAATGTCGTTCAGCAGGAAGCTGGATAATCTTATGAATCAGTATGAAGAATTAAAAAAAGTCGACAGTTAA